The following coding sequences lie in one Streptomyces albofaciens JCM 4342 genomic window:
- the dnaE gene encoding DNA polymerase III subunit alpha, with product MAKPPFTHLHVHTQYSLLDGAARLKDMFEACKEMGMTHIAMSDHGNLHGAYDFFHSAQKAGITPIIGIEAYVAPESRRTKRKIQWGQPHQKRDDVSGSGGYTHKTIWAANKTGLHNLFKLSSDAYKEGWLQKWPRMDKETISQWSEGLIASTGCPSGELQTRLRLGQFDEALKSAAEYQDIFGKDRYFLELMDHGIEIERRVRDGLLEIGKKLGIPPLVTNDSHYTYAHEATAHDALLCIQTGKNLTDPDRFKFDGTGYYLKSTDEMYAIDSSDAWQEGCRNTLLVAEQIDTTGMFEKRDLMPKFDIPEGYTEVTWFQEEVRRGMERRYPGGVPEDRQKQAEYEMDVIIQMGFPGYFLVVADFIMWAKRNGIAVGPGRGSAAGSIVAYAMGITDLDPVTHGLIFERFLNPERVSMPDVDIDFDERRRVEVIRYVTEKYGEDKVAMIGTYGKIKAKNAIKDSARVLGYPYAMGDRITKAMPADVLGKGIDLDGITNPQHPRYNEAGEVRSMYENEPDVKKVIDTAKGVEGLVRQMGVHAAGVIMSSEPIIDHAPVWVRHTDGVTITQWDYPQCESLGLLKMDFLGLRNLTIMDDALKMVKANKGVDLELLEVPLDDPKTFELLCRGDTLGVFQFDGGPMRSLLRQMQPDNFEDISAVSALYRPGPMGMNSHINYAERKNGRQEITPIHPELEEPLKETLGLTYGLIVYQEQVQKAAQIIAGYSLGEADILRRVMGKKKPEELAKNFTIFQAGARKNGYSDEAIQALWDVLVPFAGYAFNKAHSSAYGLVTYWTAYLKANYPAEYMSALLTSVRDDKDKSAVYLNECRRMGIKVLPPNVNESLANFAAQGDDVILFGLTAVRNVGQNVVDSIIRCRKAKGKYASFPDYLDKVDAVVCNKRTTESLIKAGAFDEMGHTRKGLTAHYEAMIDNVVQVKRKEAEGQFDLFGGMGDDSSEDGPGFGLDVEFSDVEWDKTYLLAQEREMLGLYVSDHPLFGLEHVLSDKADAAISQLTGGDYSDGSIVTIGGIISGLQRKMTKQGNAWAIATVEDLAGSIECMFFPATYQLVSTQLVEDTVVFVKGRLDKREDIPRLVAMEMMVPDLSEAGANAPVTITIPTVKVTPPLVEKLGEVLTSHRGATEVRIKLQGTRKTTVLRLDRHRVTPDPSLFGDLKVLLGPSCLAG from the coding sequence GTGGCCAAGCCGCCCTTCACGCATCTGCACGTGCACACCCAGTACTCGCTGCTGGACGGTGCCGCGCGGCTGAAGGACATGTTCGAGGCGTGCAAGGAGATGGGCATGACGCACATCGCCATGTCCGACCACGGCAACCTCCACGGCGCCTACGACTTCTTCCACAGCGCGCAGAAGGCCGGCATCACGCCGATCATCGGCATCGAGGCCTACGTGGCGCCCGAGTCGCGGCGTACCAAGCGCAAGATCCAGTGGGGCCAGCCGCACCAGAAGCGCGACGACGTCTCCGGTTCCGGTGGTTACACCCACAAGACGATCTGGGCGGCGAACAAGACCGGGCTGCACAACCTCTTCAAGCTCTCCTCCGACGCGTACAAGGAAGGCTGGCTGCAGAAGTGGCCCCGGATGGACAAGGAGACGATCTCCCAGTGGTCCGAGGGCCTGATCGCCTCCACCGGCTGCCCTTCCGGTGAGCTGCAGACCCGGCTGCGCCTCGGCCAGTTCGACGAGGCCCTGAAGTCGGCCGCCGAATACCAGGACATCTTCGGCAAGGACCGGTACTTCCTGGAGCTGATGGACCACGGCATCGAGATCGAGCGCCGGGTCCGCGACGGCCTGCTGGAGATCGGCAAGAAGCTCGGCATCCCGCCGCTGGTGACCAACGACTCCCACTACACCTACGCGCACGAGGCGACCGCCCACGACGCCCTGCTGTGCATCCAGACCGGCAAGAACCTCACCGACCCGGACCGCTTCAAGTTCGACGGCACCGGCTACTACCTGAAGTCCACGGACGAGATGTACGCCATCGACTCCTCGGACGCCTGGCAGGAGGGCTGCCGCAACACCCTCCTGGTCGCCGAGCAGATCGACACCACCGGCATGTTCGAGAAGCGCGACCTCATGCCGAAGTTCGACATCCCCGAGGGGTACACCGAGGTCACCTGGTTCCAGGAGGAGGTCCGCCGCGGCATGGAGCGCCGCTACCCGGGCGGCGTCCCCGAGGACCGCCAGAAGCAGGCCGAGTACGAGATGGACGTCATCATCCAGATGGGGTTCCCCGGCTACTTCCTCGTGGTCGCCGACTTCATCATGTGGGCCAAGCGCAACGGCATCGCGGTGGGCCCCGGCCGTGGCTCCGCGGCCGGCTCGATCGTCGCGTACGCCATGGGCATCACCGACCTCGACCCGGTCACCCACGGCCTGATCTTCGAGCGGTTCCTCAACCCCGAGCGCGTCTCCATGCCCGATGTCGACATCGACTTCGACGAGCGCAGGCGCGTCGAAGTGATCAGGTACGTCACCGAGAAGTACGGCGAGGACAAGGTCGCCATGATCGGTACGTACGGCAAGATCAAGGCGAAGAACGCCATCAAGGACTCCGCCCGCGTGCTGGGCTACCCGTACGCGATGGGCGACCGCATCACCAAGGCGATGCCCGCCGACGTCCTCGGCAAGGGCATCGACCTGGACGGCATCACCAACCCGCAGCACCCCCGCTACAACGAGGCGGGGGAGGTCCGGTCGATGTACGAGAACGAACCGGACGTGAAGAAGGTCATCGACACCGCCAAGGGCGTCGAGGGCCTGGTCCGGCAGATGGGCGTGCACGCGGCCGGCGTGATCATGTCCAGCGAGCCGATCATCGACCACGCCCCGGTCTGGGTGCGGCACACCGACGGCGTCACCATCACCCAGTGGGACTACCCGCAGTGCGAGTCGCTCGGCCTGCTGAAGATGGACTTCCTGGGCCTGCGCAACCTCACCATCATGGACGACGCCCTGAAGATGGTGAAGGCGAACAAGGGCGTCGACCTGGAGCTGCTGGAAGTCCCGCTGGACGACCCCAAGACCTTCGAACTGCTCTGCCGCGGTGACACCCTCGGCGTCTTCCAGTTCGACGGCGGCCCGATGCGGTCGCTGCTGCGCCAGATGCAGCCCGACAACTTCGAGGACATTTCCGCCGTATCGGCCCTGTACCGCCCGGGCCCGATGGGCATGAACTCGCACATCAACTACGCCGAGCGCAAGAACGGCCGCCAGGAGATCACCCCGATCCACCCTGAGCTGGAGGAGCCGCTCAAGGAGACCCTCGGCCTGACCTACGGCCTGATCGTCTACCAGGAGCAGGTGCAGAAGGCCGCCCAGATCATCGCCGGGTACAGCCTCGGCGAGGCCGACATCCTCCGTCGCGTCATGGGCAAGAAGAAGCCCGAGGAGCTGGCGAAGAACTTCACCATCTTCCAGGCCGGTGCCCGCAAGAACGGCTACAGCGACGAAGCGATCCAGGCCCTGTGGGACGTGCTGGTCCCGTTCGCCGGCTACGCGTTCAACAAGGCCCACTCCTCCGCGTACGGCCTGGTCACGTACTGGACCGCCTACCTGAAGGCGAACTACCCCGCGGAGTACATGTCCGCGCTGCTCACCTCGGTGCGCGACGACAAGGACAAGTCGGCGGTCTATCTGAACGAGTGCCGCCGCATGGGCATCAAGGTGCTCCCGCCGAACGTGAACGAGTCGCTGGCGAACTTCGCCGCCCAGGGCGACGACGTGATCCTCTTCGGCCTCACCGCCGTCCGCAACGTCGGCCAGAACGTCGTCGACTCGATCATCCGCTGCCGCAAGGCCAAGGGGAAGTACGCCTCCTTCCCCGACTACCTCGACAAGGTCGACGCGGTCGTGTGCAACAAGCGCACCACCGAGTCCTTGATCAAGGCGGGCGCGTTCGACGAGATGGGGCACACCCGCAAGGGCCTGACCGCGCACTACGAAGCCATGATCGACAACGTGGTGCAGGTCAAGCGCAAGGAGGCCGAGGGGCAGTTCGACCTCTTCGGCGGCATGGGCGACGACAGCTCCGAGGACGGCCCCGGCTTCGGCCTGGACGTCGAGTTCTCCGACGTCGAGTGGGACAAGACGTACCTGCTCGCCCAGGAGCGCGAGATGCTCGGCCTGTACGTCTCCGACCACCCGCTGTTCGGCCTGGAGCACGTACTGTCCGACAAGGCGGACGCGGCGATCTCCCAGCTGACCGGCGGCGACTACTCGGACGGCTCGATCGTCACCATCGGCGGCATCATCTCCGGCCTCCAGCGCAAGATGACCAAGCAGGGCAACGCGTGGGCCATCGCCACCGTCGAGGACCTGGCCGGCTCCATCGAGTGCATGTTCTTCCCGGCGACGTACCAGCTGGTGTCCACCCAACTCGTCGAGGACACCGTGGTCTTCGTCAAGGGACGCCTGGACAAGCGCGAGGACATCCCGCGACTGGTCGCCATGGAGATGATGGTCCCCGACCTCTCCGAGGCCGGCGCCAACGCGCCCGTGACGATCACGATCCCCACGGTCAAGGTCACCCCGCCGCTGGTCGAGAAGCTCGGCGAGGTGCTCACCAGCCACCGCGGCGCGACCGAGGTCCGCATCAAGCTCCAGGGGACACGCAAGACGACGGTGCTCCGGCTGGACCGGCACCGGGTCACGCCCGATCCGTCGCTCTTCGGCGACCTGAAGGTGCTGCTGGGGCCGTCCTGCCTGGCGGGCTGA